The window acatGAATCCTATATCATATATAATTCACGGTTCTCTTTGTACATATTTACCGAAAGTAAACAACATAGCTGTATACTCTTTTTGCACTTTCTGATAGTGTTATCAATGCTACAGTCCGGAGGTCCGAATTGGGCCGTGCcgaaaggaagaaaagatggaCGAATATCAAAGGCTAGTGAAAGCGTGCAACTGCCGGGTCCAACCTTCAACATATCTCAACTGCAGCAGAGCTTCTTTCAGAGAGGTCTGTCCTTGAATGACCTGGTGGCCCTTTCAGGTAAACTAATCTCAAAATTTCAACTGTTATTTTATACATGCAAGTTATCGAAGAAGAAACGAAAGAGAGTAACTTCGGATGCATCTGCAGGAGGGCACACTCTAGGGTTCGCCCACTGCTCATCGTTCCAAAACAGAATTTACAACTTCAATGCCACACGCGACATTGATCCAACACTGCGCCCGTCCTTTGCTGCAAGTTTGAGGAATACGTGTCCCATCAAGAACAGACCGAGGAACGCCGGTGCCACAATGGATTCTTCTTCTACAATTTTTGATAATACATACTTCCAGTTGATCCTCCAAGGGAAGAGCTTGTTTTCTTCGGACCAAGCTCTGGTCAGTATTCCACAGACTAAAGGTTTGGTTACCAAGTTTGCTTCCTCAAACCAAGCGTTCTCAGACGCTTTCGTGAAGTCTATGATAAAGATGAGCAACCTTAATGGGGGACAAGAGATCAGGAAAGACTGCAGGGTAGTAAATTAAACGAGCGCCGCCAAGCTTAGCTGTAGCCGATTGTATAAACATGAGAACCGGGAAATCCATCAAGTAGGTGGTTCTCTATCATTAACTTTCGTGTTTTGAAAGATTTGTGAAGGAAATTGTTTGTGTGCTGTGTTTCATAATGTTTGAAAGGATCTTGTTACAACAAAATCCTGTTATAAATTGTAACAAAAATCGTACTATTTATACGAAGTACTCAGTTGAAGGGCAATGACATTTTCTGGTATGAAACTTAGAGTAGTTTCCCAACAATGCATGAAATCGGTGTATATCAACCCTTTTTATTAATGAGATGAACAATGCTCATTACAGTATGGTCATACAGGTCAACTGGACTAACAATGCAAGCAAGAGTGGCAGAATTACCACAAACTCCCAAAATGCTAATGCAAAACCGTTGTCTCAGCCTGTTCGCTATCCAGAACGATCTCTGCCAGTTGAAGGTTGCCACTTAGCCTGGATGCCTTGTAGGATGGCATAAATGAAAAGGCATCAAGAAGCTTCAAGCACTTCAATCCCCATTTGACCATCAAGAATTCAATAAGATGATGCCCGCTGCATATTACAAGAAGTGCTTTCAAAGTGTATTAAAAGTGAAAGAGGATCATTTACAGCACTACTGCATACTACAAGTGCACACGTTATAAAGTTAGAACAGCATTAAAAGCACACGCAGGTGAAAATACCTTCGATTATGGTATGTTGTTATGAAGACTGACCCTGG of the Pyrus communis chromosome 1, drPyrComm1.1, whole genome shotgun sequence genome contains:
- the LOC137749095 gene encoding peroxidase 64-like; amino-acid sequence: MAFNPALLSSIFIVLSVFSAVTNALSLNYYDKSCPNVEQIVSNAVKKGKANDRTVPAALLRMHFHDCFIRGCDASVLLDSTRGNKAEKDGPPNISLHAFYVIDNAKKQVEASCPGVVSCADILALAARDAVVQSGGPNWAVPKGRKDGRISKASESVQLPGPTFNISQLQQSFFQRGLSLNDLVALSGGHTLGFAHCSSFQNRIYNFNATRDIDPTLRPSFAASLRNTCPIKNRPRNAGATMDSSSTIFDNTYFQLILQGKSLFSSDQALVSIPQTKGLVTKFASSNQAFSDAFVKSMIKMSNLNGGQEIRKDCRVVN